In Terriglobus sp. TAA 43, a single window of DNA contains:
- a CDS encoding pitrilysin family protein: MVETTPLAENAASNERNIRRTTLPNGMMVLTERMPHVRSISLGVWIGTGSRDEQAEENGLSHFVEHMVFKGTTTRSARDIARETDAIGGNLDAFTGKETVCFNIKVLDTNVPAAMNILSDLVLNPTFSADDIAREQSVVLEEIKMDEDNPDYLIHEIHTANFWKNDPLARSILGTAKTVSSFDEAAVRRFHSERFVPSNMVFSAAGHLEHEEMIAEVTRYFGALAATPGTTTRFPEPSATPHITLRNKKSLEQVQICLGVPAPRVDHPDRYALYLLSSILGGGMSSRLFQSVREEAGLAYSIYSELSPFRDTGALSIYAGTSIEKTQEMLHLILEEFRRIKAEPVSEDELDRAKNQSKGNIVLGLESSSSRMSNLARQQMYYGRFNTVDDIIADVDRVTAADVQRLAVELLKPERISLTLLGNLGELKITRDDLTC; the protein is encoded by the coding sequence ATGGTCGAAACCACTCCCCTTGCGGAGAATGCCGCATCCAATGAACGCAACATCCGCCGCACCACTCTGCCGAACGGCATGATGGTGCTGACCGAACGCATGCCGCATGTCCGTTCCATCAGCCTGGGCGTCTGGATTGGCACCGGATCGCGCGACGAACAGGCGGAAGAGAACGGCCTGTCTCATTTTGTAGAACACATGGTCTTCAAGGGCACCACGACCCGCTCTGCACGCGACATTGCGCGCGAGACCGATGCCATCGGTGGCAATCTGGACGCATTCACCGGCAAAGAGACCGTCTGCTTCAACATCAAGGTGCTGGACACGAATGTGCCTGCCGCGATGAACATCCTTTCTGATCTGGTCCTGAACCCGACGTTCAGCGCCGACGACATTGCGCGCGAACAGTCCGTTGTCCTAGAAGAAATTAAGATGGACGAGGACAATCCCGATTACCTCATCCACGAGATTCACACGGCAAACTTCTGGAAGAACGATCCGCTGGCACGCTCGATTCTGGGCACGGCAAAGACCGTCTCCAGCTTTGATGAAGCTGCGGTACGCCGTTTTCATTCTGAGCGCTTCGTGCCTTCCAATATGGTCTTCTCTGCCGCAGGACACCTCGAACACGAAGAGATGATTGCAGAGGTGACGCGCTACTTCGGCGCGCTGGCAGCAACCCCTGGCACGACGACACGTTTCCCTGAACCCTCAGCTACGCCACACATCACGCTGCGCAACAAGAAGTCGCTGGAGCAGGTACAGATCTGTCTTGGCGTTCCTGCGCCGCGTGTGGATCATCCTGATCGCTATGCGCTGTACCTTCTCAGCAGCATCCTTGGCGGCGGCATGAGTTCCCGGCTGTTCCAGTCGGTGCGCGAAGAGGCTGGGCTGGCGTACTCAATCTACTCAGAACTGTCGCCCTTCCGCGACACCGGCGCGCTGAGCATCTATGCCGGAACGTCGATTGAGAAGACGCAGGAGATGCTGCACCTGATCCTGGAAGAGTTCCGCCGCATTAAGGCGGAGCCTGTCAGCGAAGATGAACTGGACCGCGCCAAGAATCAGAGCAAAGGCAACATCGTGCTGGGGCTGGAAAGCTCCTCATCGCGTATGAGCAATCTCGCGCGTCAGCAGATGTACTACGGTCGATTCAACACCGTCGACGACATCATTGCCGACGTGGATCGCGTTACCGCTGCCGATGTGCAACGCCTTGCTGTGGAGCTGCTGAAGCCAGAGAGAATTTCACTGACCTTGTTGGGAAATCTCGGCGAGCTGAAAATTACTCGCGACGATCTCACTTGCTAA
- a CDS encoding GNAT family N-acetyltransferase, with the protein MNHTPMLEGYGVRLEPLSSTHIPALTQIALDESIWRYMNVRPTSPDDVMKHVEDSLLQAEQGLVEAWVTFVGDEAVGATRFLDIQRAHRGAEIGFTWLAKAWRSSGVNPRVKLLQLTYGFETLGLRRIALKTHHENVHSQNAMLKLGAQYEGTFRNHMIMPDGSTRHTKWYSITAEDWPDVKARLLKRISGEPIQRRA; encoded by the coding sequence ATGAACCACACGCCAATGCTGGAAGGCTACGGCGTTCGACTTGAGCCGCTATCCTCGACACACATTCCTGCACTGACGCAGATTGCTCTGGATGAATCCATCTGGCGTTACATGAATGTTCGCCCGACCTCGCCCGACGACGTGATGAAGCATGTTGAGGATTCTCTTCTGCAAGCTGAACAGGGGCTGGTAGAAGCATGGGTGACCTTCGTCGGCGACGAAGCAGTTGGCGCCACCCGGTTTCTGGATATCCAAAGAGCGCATCGCGGCGCGGAGATCGGTTTTACATGGCTGGCGAAGGCGTGGCGTTCCAGCGGCGTGAATCCGCGCGTGAAGCTGCTGCAGTTGACCTACGGCTTTGAAACGCTGGGACTACGGCGCATCGCGCTCAAAACTCACCATGAGAATGTGCATTCGCAGAACGCCATGCTGAAGCTGGGCGCGCAGTATGAAGGGACCTTCCGCAACCACATGATCATGCCCGACGGATCGACGCGGCATACGAAGTGGTACAGCATCACAGCGGAGGACTGGCCTGACGTGAAAGCACGGCTTTTGAAACGCATTTCGGGCGAACCGATACAGCGCAGAGCCTGA
- the yvcK gene encoding uridine diphosphate-N-acetylglucosamine-binding protein YvcK encodes MPDASAKQLRVVAIGGGTGLSTLLRGLKRYVDPADASEQSNNACLNVPCRIRKLSALVTVTDDGGSSGRLREDLQIHPPGDVRNCVAALSEDEQLLTKLFQYRFPSDGTMHALSGHSFGNLFLAALTAIHGGDFAKAVQASSHILAARGNIYPATNSHVTLSAVMDDGSVVHGETNITASRHRIAELRMHPSDAPPMQEALEAIREADLITVGPGSLFTSLITNLLVKGIPEAIATSKAKRVFIGNLMTQANESIGLTASEHMTRIQSHTGGQRLFDFALLNTAPISPALLQHYASGGQQPIENDLDRIRAMGVTPVTGSFVYEGVVLRHDYDRVADALMELAEREPSQ; translated from the coding sequence ATGCCTGACGCTTCAGCAAAACAGCTTCGTGTAGTGGCGATTGGTGGAGGCACGGGCCTCTCCACGCTGCTGCGTGGCTTGAAGCGCTACGTGGACCCGGCAGATGCAAGCGAACAAAGCAACAACGCCTGTCTCAACGTACCGTGCCGCATTCGCAAACTGTCTGCGCTGGTCACGGTGACGGACGACGGTGGTTCATCCGGGCGACTGCGTGAGGATCTGCAGATTCACCCGCCGGGCGATGTGCGCAACTGCGTCGCAGCTCTCAGCGAAGATGAACAACTGCTGACCAAGCTGTTCCAATATCGTTTCCCAAGTGACGGAACGATGCATGCCCTCTCGGGTCATTCGTTTGGCAATCTTTTTCTTGCAGCTTTGACGGCCATTCACGGCGGCGATTTCGCCAAGGCGGTGCAGGCCTCGTCCCACATTCTGGCGGCGCGTGGCAACATCTATCCTGCTACCAACTCGCATGTAACGCTATCGGCCGTCATGGACGATGGTTCTGTAGTCCACGGCGAAACGAACATTACCGCGTCGAGACATCGCATAGCAGAGCTGCGCATGCATCCTTCGGACGCGCCTCCTATGCAGGAAGCCCTCGAGGCCATTCGCGAAGCGGACCTCATCACGGTAGGCCCGGGATCACTCTTCACTTCCCTCATTACCAACCTGTTGGTGAAAGGCATTCCTGAGGCGATTGCCACCTCGAAGGCGAAACGTGTGTTCATTGGCAACCTGATGACGCAGGCGAACGAATCCATTGGCCTGACCGCGTCGGAACACATGACACGCATCCAGTCGCACACCGGCGGACAACGGCTGTTCGACTTTGCGTTGCTGAACACCGCCCCCATCTCGCCAGCGCTGTTGCAGCACTATGCGAGCGGTGGCCAGCAGCCCATTGAAAATGATTTGGACCGCATTCGCGCTATGGGTGTAACCCCGGTTACGGGCAGCTTTGTGTATGAAGGCGTTGTGCTGCGTCACGACTACGACCGCGTGGCAGATGCACTGATGGAGCTTGCCGAACGCGAGCCATCGCAATGA